In Paracoccus contaminans, the genomic stretch CTGCGGGCGCTGGTGATGCCGTCGCGATCGAAGGACAGCGGCAATACCATTCTCGGCAAGCGGTTTCCCGGTGGGCAGTTGATCCTGACCGGCGCGAACAGCGCCGTGGGCCTGCGCTCGATGCCGGCGCGCTGGGTGTTTCTGGACGAGGTGGACGCCTATCCGGGCGATCTCGATGGCGAGGGCGATCCCATCGCGCTGGCCGAGGCGCGCACGATCAGCTTCGGGCATCGGAGCAAGCTGTTTCTGGCCTCGACCCCGACCGTGAAGGGCCTCTCGCGCATCGAGCGGGAATACGAGCTGTCGGATCAGCAGCGATACCATGTCCCCTGCCCGCATTGCGGCGGCCTGCAATGGCTGAAGTTCGAACGCCTGCGCTGGCAGTCGGGCCGGCCGGAAACCACGCGTTATGTCTGCGAACACTGCGATCAGCCCATCGCCGAGCGCCACAAGACCGAGATGATGGACGAGGCGAATGGCGCGACATGGCTGCCCACCGCCGAGCCGGAGATGCTGGAGCGGGCGCGGGCGGCGGGGATCGTTGGATATCACATCAGCGGCCTCTATTCGCCGCTGGGCTGGCTCAGCTGGTCGAAGATCGCGCAGGATTGGGAGCAGGCGGTCGGTAACGAGGCCGCGCTGAAGACGCTGAAGAACACGGTGCTGGGTGAGACCTGGCAGGAACGCGGCGAGGCCCCGGACTGGCAGCGCCTTTATGAGCGGCGCGAGGATTGGCATCTGGGGGAGGTGCCGCAGCGCGCGCTGATCCTGACGGCCGGCGCGGATGTGCAGCGCGACCGGATCGAGATCGACGTCTGGGGCTGGGGCGAGAACCTTGAATCCTGGCTGGTCGATCATGTGGTGCTGGAAGGCGACACGGCCCGCGAGGAGGTCTGGGACGATCTGACCGGGTTTCTGGCCGAGACCTGGCCCCATGCCGGCGGCGCGCGCATGGCGTTGGCGCGGCTGGCGATCGACACCGGCGACGGCGCGACCACCGATGCGGTCTATGGCTGGTGCCGCAAGATGGGCCACGGCCAGGTAATCGCGATCAAGGGCGTCGGCGGCTTTGACCGCTCCACCCCGGTGGACGGCCCGAGCTATGTCGATGTGACCGAGGGCGGGCGCAAGTTTCGCCGCGGGGTGCGGCTGTGGAAGGTCGCCGGCGCGGTGTTCAAATCCGAGACCTATCGCCTGCTACGCCTCGCCGCGCCCACCGACGAGGACATCGCCGACGGCAGCGGCTGGCCGGCCGGCTTCGTCCACATCCCGAAAGGGACCACGGCGGAATGGACCAAGCAGCTGACCGCCGAGCAGTTGATGACCATCAAGACCCGCCAGGGCTTCCAGAAGCTGGAATGGCAGCAGACCCGCGACCGCAACGAGGCGCTGGACTGCCGGGTCTATGCCCGCGCCTGCGCCTGGCTGATGGGCGTGGATCGCTGGGACGGCGCCAAATGGGACGATCTGCGCGCGCAGCTCATGCCCGGCACGAGTGATGCGCGCCCGGCCGGGCAACCGCATCGTCAACCGTTGAAACCGCCGCCGCCCCGCCCGTCGGGCTGGCTGGGCAAGAGACAAAGAGGAAGCTGGTTCTGATGGCCTGGACCGAGAGTGA encodes the following:
- a CDS encoding phage terminase large subunit family protein, coding for MALADFEGAEDIRNAWLAGLAPDPALTVSQWADRHRILSSRAASEAGPYRTARTPFMRAIMDALSPASPARRVVFQKAAQVGATEGGNNWVGFCIHRAPGPFLAVQPTVDLAKRLSQQRIDPLIEESPELRALVMPSRSKDSGNTILGKRFPGGQLILTGANSAVGLRSMPARWVFLDEVDAYPGDLDGEGDPIALAEARTISFGHRSKLFLASTPTVKGLSRIEREYELSDQQRYHVPCPHCGGLQWLKFERLRWQSGRPETTRYVCEHCDQPIAERHKTEMMDEANGATWLPTAEPEMLERARAAGIVGYHISGLYSPLGWLSWSKIAQDWEQAVGNEAALKTLKNTVLGETWQERGEAPDWQRLYERREDWHLGEVPQRALILTAGADVQRDRIEIDVWGWGENLESWLVDHVVLEGDTAREEVWDDLTGFLAETWPHAGGARMALARLAIDTGDGATTDAVYGWCRKMGHGQVIAIKGVGGFDRSTPVDGPSYVDVTEGGRKFRRGVRLWKVAGAVFKSETYRLLRLAAPTDEDIADGSGWPAGFVHIPKGTTAEWTKQLTAEQLMTIKTRQGFQKLEWQQTRDRNEALDCRVYARACAWLMGVDRWDGAKWDDLRAQLMPGTSDARPAGQPHRQPLKPPPPRPSGWLGKRQRGSWF